One window from the genome of Acuticoccus sp. I52.16.1 encodes:
- a CDS encoding haloacid dehalogenase type II gives MHQVYVFDAYGTLFDVHAAVRRYKDDVGPDADQLSAIWRQKQLEYSWVRSLAGRYRDFWALTEDALDTAFRSVPSAPRTMRETLLDAYRELDAYPEVIDVLTQLREAGAKTAILSNGNQAMLELAVRGARIGGLLDDILSVDPLEVYKPLPAVYELVTTRFRLFPEAVSFQSSNRWDIAGATAFGFRTVWINRGGAPDEYADMAPAVTLSSLTGLATV, from the coding sequence ATGCATCAGGTCTACGTCTTCGACGCGTACGGCACGCTGTTCGACGTTCACGCGGCAGTGCGCCGGTACAAGGACGACGTCGGCCCGGACGCGGACCAGCTCTCGGCCATCTGGCGCCAGAAGCAGCTGGAATATTCCTGGGTGCGCAGCCTCGCCGGCCGCTACCGCGATTTCTGGGCGCTGACCGAGGACGCGCTCGACACCGCGTTCCGCAGCGTTCCCAGTGCCCCGCGCACCATGCGCGAGACCCTGCTCGACGCCTACCGCGAGCTCGACGCCTATCCGGAGGTGATCGACGTGCTGACCCAGCTGCGCGAGGCCGGCGCCAAGACCGCGATCCTCTCCAACGGCAATCAGGCGATGCTGGAGCTCGCGGTGAGAGGCGCGCGCATCGGCGGCCTGCTGGACGATATCCTGTCGGTGGACCCGCTGGAGGTCTACAAGCCCCTGCCCGCGGTCTACGAGCTGGTGACCACCCGCTTTCGCCTCTTCCCCGAGGCGGTGTCGTTCCAGTCGTCCAACCGCTGGGACATCGCCGGCGCCACCGCGTTCGGTTTCCGCACCGTGTGGATCAACCGCGGCGGCGCGCCGGACGAATATGCCGACATGGCCCCCGCGGTCACGCTGTCGTCGTTGACGGGGCTGGCGACCGTCTGA
- a CDS encoding branched-chain amino acid aminotransferase yields the protein MADWSQTWTWFDGGWHEGNPGILGPRSHAFWLGSSVFDGARAFEGVTPDLDLHLERVNASATALLLKPTMSVGEMTELTLEGVKKFPSGTPLYIRPMYWAEQGGSSAVAPDADSTRFLLCLYEAPMPEVKSYAITVSPFRRPTIETMPTNAKAGCLYPNNARAILRAKEKGFDNALVLDMLGNVAELGSSNVFMVKDGTVVTPRENRTFLAGITRTRTMALLEAAGHRVEATTLSVADFMDADEIFSTGNMGKVLPVTRIEDRDLQPGPVFEKARRLYWDYAHA from the coding sequence ATGGCTGACTGGTCGCAGACTTGGACTTGGTTCGACGGTGGATGGCACGAGGGGAATCCCGGCATCCTCGGCCCGCGTTCGCACGCGTTCTGGCTGGGATCGTCGGTATTCGACGGCGCGCGCGCGTTCGAGGGGGTCACGCCTGATCTCGATCTGCATCTGGAGCGCGTGAACGCCTCGGCGACGGCGCTGCTCTTGAAGCCGACCATGAGCGTGGGCGAGATGACGGAGCTGACGCTGGAGGGGGTGAAGAAGTTCCCGTCCGGCACGCCGCTCTATATCCGCCCGATGTATTGGGCCGAGCAGGGCGGCTCGTCGGCCGTGGCGCCGGATGCCGATTCGACGCGCTTCCTCCTGTGCCTCTACGAGGCGCCGATGCCGGAGGTGAAGAGCTACGCGATCACCGTCTCCCCCTTCCGCAGGCCGACGATCGAGACGATGCCGACCAACGCCAAGGCGGGCTGCCTCTATCCCAACAACGCCCGCGCCATCCTGCGTGCCAAGGAGAAGGGGTTCGACAATGCCCTCGTCCTCGACATGCTGGGCAACGTCGCCGAACTGGGCTCGTCCAACGTCTTCATGGTCAAGGACGGGACGGTGGTGACCCCGCGCGAGAACCGGACCTTCCTCGCCGGCATCACCCGCACCCGCACGATGGCGCTGCTGGAGGCCGCCGGGCACCGCGTGGAGGCGACGACCCTCTCCGTGGCCGACTTCATGGACGCGGACGAGATCTTCTCCACCGGCAACATGGGCAAGGTGCTGCCGGTGACGCGGATCGAGGACCGCGACCTGCAACCGGGTCCGGTGTTCGAGAAGGCGCGCCGCCTCTATTGGGACTACGCACACGCCTGA
- a CDS encoding superoxide dismutase: MAFTLPELPYAYDALAPYMSAETLEFHHDKHHQAYVTNGSKLLEGSGLENESLEEIVKKSFGTNAGLFNNAGQHYNHIHFWKWMTPNGGKGTMPSELASKIDSDLGGYDKARADFLAAGAGQFGSGWAWIAVKDGKLEIMKTPNGENPLVHGATPILGVDVWEHSYYIDYRNARPKYLEAWFDNLVNWEYATELMGKA, from the coding sequence TTGGCCTTCACACTTCCCGAACTTCCCTACGCGTACGACGCTCTGGCGCCCTACATGTCTGCCGAGACGCTCGAGTTTCACCACGACAAGCACCACCAGGCGTATGTGACCAACGGCTCCAAGCTGCTCGAGGGCTCCGGCCTCGAGAACGAGTCGCTGGAGGAGATCGTGAAGAAGAGCTTCGGCACCAACGCCGGTCTCTTCAATAACGCCGGACAGCACTACAACCACATCCATTTCTGGAAGTGGATGACGCCGAACGGCGGCAAGGGCACGATGCCCTCCGAACTCGCCTCCAAGATCGACAGCGACCTAGGCGGCTACGACAAGGCCCGCGCGGACTTCCTCGCCGCCGGTGCCGGCCAGTTCGGTTCGGGCTGGGCCTGGATCGCCGTGAAAGACGGCAAGCTCGAGATCATGAAGACGCCCAATGGCGAGAACCCGCTGGTCCACGGCGCGACGCCGATCCTGGGCGTCGACGTGTGGGAGCACTCCTACTACATCGACTACCGCAACGCGCGGCCGAAGTACCTCGAGGCGTGGTTCGACAACCTCGTCAACTGGGAATATGCCACGGAGCTGATGGGCAAGGCGTAA